Proteins from a single region of uncultured Cohaesibacter sp.:
- the speA gene encoding biosynthetic arginine decarboxylase — protein MSIIEEDAPGAIYGIERWGEGRFEVLDNGNIGLITQHKKGATTTDLTSILHSLEERGIAAPILLRVANSLKNQIDRINVSFKTAIKELDYKADYRGVFPVKVNQQAHVIEKIVEYGAPHKFGLEVGSKPELIIALGHRLPSESLLICNGIKDSEFINLAMLSRKLGFNTIIVLESYYELELVLAASKKLNIRPALGIRIKLNNRITGNWASSSGDRSAFGLSATDVVRVIERLKEEGYLDCLQLQHFHLGSQVPDILDVRRSTAEACRFFVELRKEGAPLNYIDLGGGLGIDYTGEHKSTENSINYTTDEYCYNIVEAVRNTMDDAGEKHPIIVTESGRATVAYSSMLLFNILDVTEYDEDEDVEVTDEDARSLRDMRDVETYLTPSRLQECLNDVTFYRDEVRRNFGRGECGLRDLAKAEKLYLHLIARMREVANTDEWISDDVLSALESTADIYHANFSLFQSLPDVWAIDQLHPIIPIQRLNEVPTRRAILSDITCDSDGKVDKFVLADGISASLPVHELADEEQYYLAVFFVGAYQETLGDLHNLFGDTNVATIEIDDDGEFSLIHEVEGDTISEVLSYVEYDPLALSNSFKKMVEEAVTKKSLSVKERKTLMTAFKESLNGYTYFEH, from the coding sequence GTGAGCATCATCGAAGAAGATGCCCCCGGAGCGATCTACGGAATTGAGCGCTGGGGCGAAGGACGGTTCGAAGTCCTTGACAATGGCAATATCGGTCTCATCACCCAGCACAAGAAGGGTGCCACCACAACCGACCTGACCTCGATCCTGCATTCGCTGGAAGAGCGAGGCATCGCCGCGCCTATCCTGCTCAGGGTCGCCAACAGCCTGAAGAACCAGATCGACCGTATTAATGTCAGCTTCAAGACCGCAATCAAGGAGCTGGACTACAAGGCGGACTATCGCGGCGTTTTCCCGGTCAAGGTCAACCAGCAGGCCCATGTGATCGAGAAGATCGTTGAGTATGGCGCACCACATAAGTTCGGCCTCGAGGTCGGCTCCAAGCCGGAGCTGATCATCGCGCTTGGCCATCGCCTGCCTTCCGAATCCCTGTTGATCTGCAACGGCATCAAGGACAGCGAGTTCATCAACCTTGCAATGCTGTCGCGCAAATTGGGCTTCAACACCATCATCGTGCTCGAAAGCTATTACGAGCTGGAGCTGGTGCTGGCTGCGTCCAAGAAGCTGAACATCCGTCCAGCCCTTGGCATTCGCATCAAGCTCAACAACCGCATCACCGGCAACTGGGCTTCCTCGTCCGGCGACCGCTCGGCCTTTGGCCTCAGCGCCACCGACGTGGTGCGCGTCATCGAACGCCTCAAGGAAGAGGGCTATCTCGACTGCCTACAGCTGCAGCATTTCCACCTTGGCAGTCAGGTCCCCGATATTCTCGACGTGCGCCGTTCGACCGCCGAAGCCTGCCGCTTCTTCGTCGAATTGCGCAAGGAAGGCGCCCCGCTCAACTATATCGATCTGGGCGGCGGCCTTGGCATTGACTATACCGGCGAGCACAAGTCGACTGAGAACTCCATCAACTACACCACCGACGAATATTGCTACAACATCGTTGAAGCGGTGCGGAACACCATGGATGACGCAGGCGAGAAACACCCGATCATCGTCACAGAGAGCGGCCGCGCAACCGTCGCCTACAGCTCCATGCTCCTGTTCAACATTCTCGACGTCACCGAATATGACGAAGACGAGGATGTGGAGGTCACCGACGAAGACGCCCGCTCCCTGCGTGACATGCGCGACGTGGAGACCTACCTCACTCCATCGCGGCTGCAGGAGTGCCTCAACGACGTCACCTTCTACCGCGACGAGGTGCGGCGCAATTTCGGACGTGGTGAATGCGGCCTGCGCGATCTCGCCAAGGCCGAGAAGCTCTACCTGCATCTGATCGCCAGAATGCGCGAAGTGGCCAACACCGACGAGTGGATTTCCGATGACGTGCTGTCAGCTCTGGAATCCACCGCCGACATCTATCACGCCAACTTTTCGCTGTTCCAGTCGCTCCCCGATGTCTGGGCCATCGATCAGCTGCACCCGATCATCCCGATCCAGCGGCTGAACGAGGTTCCGACCCGTCGGGCGATCCTCAGCGACATCACCTGCGACAGCGATGGCAAGGTTGACAAATTCGTGCTGGCCGACGGCATTTCTGCGTCCCTCCCGGTCCACGAGCTGGCAGACGAGGAGCAATATTATCTCGCCGTCTTCTTCGTTGGTGCCTATCAGGAAACGCTGGGCGATTTGCATAACCTGTTCGGCGACACCAACGTGGCAACCATCGAGATCGACGATGACGGCGAATTCAGCCTCATCCACGAGGTCGAGGGCGACACCATCTCTGAAGTGCTGAGCTATGTGGAATATGATCCGCTAGCGCTCTCCAACTCCTTCAAGAAGATGGTGGAAGAAGCCGTTACGAAAAAATCGCTTTCGGTCAAGGAACGCAAGACCCTGATGACCGCCTTCAAGGAAAGCCTCAACGGCTATACCTATTTCGAACACTAG
- a CDS encoding saccharopine dehydrogenase family protein: MNKILVIGAGGVGSVVVHKMAQLTDVFGEITLASRRIFKCDEIAASVKERFGVTINTAEVDADDVDALSALIDKLGVSLVVNVALPYQDLHIMDACLKSGVNYLDTANYEPRDVAKFEYSWQWAYQQRFEEAGLMALLGSGFDPGVTNVYTAYAKKHLLDKIDYLDILDCNGGDHGQHFATNFNPEINIREVTAPVHHWENGEWVTTPAMSNKQPFDFPAVGEKNMYQMYHEELESIVKHLPEIKRARFWMTFGDAYIKHLEVLQNVGMTRIDPVIYEGKEIIPLQFLKAVLPNPGDLGKTTKGKTCIGNIMTGEKDGEAKTVYVYNICDHEECFAEVGSQAVSYTTGVPAMIGAALMLTGQWSGKGVFNMEQLDPDPFMDMLNKHGLPWEVHDLDKPLDF; this comes from the coding sequence ATGAACAAGATTCTGGTTATCGGCGCAGGTGGCGTCGGCTCGGTGGTCGTTCACAAGATGGCCCAGCTCACCGACGTCTTCGGCGAAATCACGCTGGCATCCCGGCGCATATTCAAATGCGACGAGATTGCTGCCTCCGTGAAGGAACGCTTCGGCGTCACCATCAACACCGCCGAAGTGGACGCCGATGACGTGGATGCCCTGTCCGCTCTCATCGACAAGCTCGGTGTATCGCTGGTGGTCAACGTGGCCCTGCCCTATCAGGACCTCCACATCATGGATGCCTGCCTCAAATCCGGCGTCAATTATCTCGACACCGCCAACTATGAGCCGCGCGACGTTGCCAAGTTCGAATATAGCTGGCAGTGGGCCTATCAGCAGCGCTTCGAGGAAGCAGGCCTGATGGCTCTGCTCGGCTCCGGCTTTGACCCGGGCGTGACCAACGTCTACACCGCCTATGCCAAGAAGCACCTGCTCGACAAGATCGACTATCTCGACATTCTCGATTGCAACGGCGGCGACCATGGCCAGCATTTCGCCACCAACTTCAACCCGGAAATCAACATCCGCGAAGTAACCGCTCCGGTGCATCACTGGGAGAATGGCGAATGGGTCACCACCCCGGCCATGTCCAACAAGCAGCCCTTCGACTTCCCCGCCGTTGGCGAGAAGAATATGTACCAGATGTATCACGAAGAGCTGGAAAGCATCGTCAAGCATCTGCCGGAAATCAAGCGCGCCCGTTTCTGGATGACTTTTGGCGATGCCTATATCAAGCATCTCGAAGTGCTGCAGAATGTCGGCATGACCCGCATTGATCCGGTCATCTATGAAGGCAAGGAAATCATTCCGCTGCAGTTCCTCAAGGCCGTTCTGCCGAACCCGGGTGATCTGGGCAAGACCACCAAGGGCAAGACCTGCATCGGCAACATCATGACCGGTGAGAAGGACGGGGAAGCCAAGACCGTCTATGTCTACAACATCTGTGACCATGAGGAATGCTTCGCCGAGGTTGGCTCTCAGGCTGTCTCCTACACCACCGGCGTTCCGGCCATGATTGGCGCCGCCCTGATGCTGACGGGCCAATGGTCTGGCAAGGGTGTCTTCAACATGGAACAGCTCGATCCGGATCCCTTCATGGACATGCTCAACAAACATGGCCTGCCTTGGGAAGTCCATGACCTCGACAAGCCGCTGGATTTCTAG
- the nspC gene encoding carboxynorspermidine decarboxylase, whose protein sequence is MTDAPIMETQAGDAGAFKEFDLNRVPSPCFVIDKTAIRRNLSILSQVGKDADVKVLLALKAFSCWALGDLVGEYLDGTCASGLWEAKLAREKFKGELATYSAGFKADELPEILELSDHLIFNSPAQLARFSPLIDAARKWGYAPDFGLRVNPEHSEGSIAKYDPCAAGSRLGTPISQLTDADIDAISGIHMHTLCEQDFLPLKRTFEAVEERLAPWLPKLKWLNFGGGHHITRADYQREELVAFLKGIKAKYDIEIYLEPGEAVALDAGILVGEVLDIARNGDIDLAIMDISATCHMPDVIEAPYRPALMGEPKDGASFRLGGPSCLAGDVIGDYRFSKTPEIGIRIAFLDQAHYSMVKTNTFNGVRLPSIALWDSETDDLEVIRRFPYEEFRDRLS, encoded by the coding sequence ATGACCGATGCCCCCATCATGGAAACACAGGCTGGCGACGCCGGAGCCTTCAAGGAATTCGATCTCAATCGCGTCCCCTCCCCCTGCTTCGTCATCGACAAGACAGCGATCCGGCGCAACCTTTCCATCCTGTCTCAGGTCGGCAAGGACGCGGACGTCAAGGTGCTCTTGGCGCTGAAGGCCTTCTCCTGCTGGGCGCTCGGCGATCTCGTTGGCGAATATCTCGATGGAACCTGCGCCTCTGGCCTGTGGGAAGCAAAGCTCGCGCGCGAAAAATTCAAGGGCGAACTGGCGACCTATTCCGCCGGTTTCAAGGCTGATGAACTGCCTGAAATCCTCGAGCTGTCCGATCATCTGATCTTCAACAGCCCGGCCCAGCTCGCCCGCTTCAGCCCACTCATCGATGCGGCCCGCAAATGGGGCTACGCGCCCGATTTCGGCCTGCGTGTCAACCCCGAGCATTCCGAAGGCTCGATTGCTAAATATGACCCCTGTGCCGCCGGATCCCGGCTCGGCACCCCGATCAGCCAACTGACGGACGCGGACATCGACGCCATCTCCGGCATCCACATGCATACGTTGTGCGAGCAGGATTTTCTCCCCCTCAAACGCACCTTCGAGGCGGTCGAGGAGCGACTGGCACCCTGGCTGCCAAAACTCAAATGGCTCAATTTCGGCGGTGGGCACCACATCACCCGCGCAGACTATCAGCGCGAGGAACTGGTCGCCTTCCTCAAGGGCATCAAGGCGAAATACGATATCGAGATCTATCTAGAACCGGGCGAGGCTGTGGCTCTTGATGCGGGCATCCTCGTCGGCGAAGTACTCGACATCGCCCGCAACGGCGACATCGATCTGGCAATCATGGATATCTCGGCCACCTGCCACATGCCCGACGTGATCGAGGCCCCTTATCGCCCGGCCCTGATGGGCGAGCCGAAGGATGGGGCCTCCTTCCGCCTCGGCGGGCCATCGTGTCTGGCCGGTGACGTCATCGGCGACTATCGCTTTTCAAAGACGCCAGAAATCGGGATACGGATCGCCTTCCTCGATCAGGCCCACTATTCGATGGTCAAGACCAACACCTTCAACGGTGTGCGCCTGCCATCCATCGCCCTTTGGGATTCCGAGACGGATGATCTCGAAGTCATTCGCCGCTTCCCTTATGAAGAATTCCGCGACCGGCTGTCGTAA
- the speB gene encoding agmatinase, with amino-acid sequence MPDYTYPAFLTSELTETESNPDTALFEVIPCPLEKTVSYGAGTAAGPSALLEASQELERYDGRGFPLEHGIITSEPIDCSKTIEEVMHELRRKTAESVRAGRIPVTLGGEHSLSYAAIMGVVDALQKPVGILQIDAHADLRVAYQGNRHSHASVMHLCAVEEKLPLMQLGIRALCIEEHEARLKAEHIQYIDAEKLVTGNITEFDLPEGFPEDVYITFDVDGLDPSIMPATGTPVPGGLSYYQALSLIEDALTSARCVGLDVVELAPMADQWAWDFTAANLTYRLMGLVAANRT; translated from the coding sequence ATGCCCGATTACACCTATCCTGCCTTCCTCACCTCCGAGCTGACCGAAACCGAAAGCAATCCGGATACGGCCCTGTTCGAGGTCATTCCCTGCCCGCTGGAAAAGACCGTTTCCTATGGCGCTGGCACAGCAGCCGGCCCTTCGGCCCTGCTCGAAGCCAGTCAGGAGCTGGAACGCTATGATGGTCGGGGCTTCCCGCTGGAGCATGGCATCATTACGTCCGAGCCGATTGACTGCTCCAAGACCATCGAAGAAGTGATGCACGAGCTCAGACGCAAGACCGCCGAGAGCGTGCGAGCAGGCCGCATCCCCGTCACCCTAGGCGGCGAGCACAGCCTGTCCTATGCCGCGATCATGGGGGTCGTCGATGCCTTGCAGAAACCGGTCGGCATCCTGCAGATCGACGCTCACGCGGATCTGCGCGTTGCCTATCAGGGAAACAGGCACTCCCACGCATCGGTCATGCATCTCTGCGCCGTGGAAGAAAAGCTGCCCTTGATGCAGCTTGGCATCCGCGCCCTCTGTATCGAGGAGCATGAAGCCCGCCTGAAGGCCGAGCATATCCAGTATATCGATGCGGAAAAGCTGGTGACCGGCAACATCACAGAGTTCGACCTGCCAGAAGGCTTCCCCGAAGATGTCTATATCACCTTCGACGTCGATGGCCTCGACCCGTCGATCATGCCCGCCACGGGCACACCTGTCCCCGGCGGCCTGTCCTATTATCAGGCCCTCAGCCTGATCGAGGATGCGCTGACCAGCGCTCGCTGTGTCGGCCTCGATGTCGTTGAACTGGCCCCCATGGCCGACCAGTGGGCTTGGGACTTCACCGCCGCCAATCTCACCTATCGCCTGATGGGTCTGGTGGCAGCAAACAGAACCTGA
- a CDS encoding GNAT family N-acetyltransferase, whose protein sequence is MMRSDYDILRQTPPLEDFLRLRRITGLTVYSEEAARKGLKGTVMAVMIRYGEDVVGMGRLVGDGGCVFVIADIAVDPAHQGQGLGKAIMAELMDYVNSELGSKAYVSLVADLPADKLYAQFGFEPVAPASIGMAYRVK, encoded by the coding sequence ATGATGAGATCAGACTATGACATCCTCAGGCAGACGCCACCGCTTGAGGACTTCCTGCGCCTCAGACGCATCACCGGTCTGACCGTCTATTCCGAAGAGGCTGCTAGAAAGGGTCTTAAAGGAACCGTCATGGCCGTCATGATTCGCTATGGGGAGGATGTTGTTGGCATGGGCAGACTGGTCGGCGATGGCGGTTGCGTCTTTGTCATTGCCGACATCGCGGTCGATCCCGCCCATCAGGGTCAGGGTCTTGGCAAGGCCATCATGGCCGAACTGATGGATTATGTGAATTCCGAGCTCGGCTCGAAGGCCTATGTCTCGCTCGTCGCCGATCTGCCTGCGGACAAGCTTTACGCCCAGTTCGGTTTCGAGCCCGTCGCACCAGCCTCCATCGGCATGGCCTACCGCGTCAAATGA